A segment of the Lycium ferocissimum isolate CSIRO_LF1 chromosome 5, AGI_CSIRO_Lferr_CH_V1, whole genome shotgun sequence genome:
AGTGTATCTTCAATTCAGATTCTGATTCTGGTTCTGCTTCTACCAATAGTGTGGGACACAAAGCAGACAGTAGCAACCTTAAGTTCTGCAAATTGGGCTGTGCCTTTTCTACCTGCTCCACTCTTAGCAAAAAACATCAACCTAGTAAGTATTTGCTCCTCTCTATCActcatttgttttcttttttggaatAGCAACTAGTATGTGTTAGTCCCAAGCATGTTGGGATTGGTTTAAACCTCATCTTGATCTAATATTATCtatgagaaataaaaaaatagaatgaCCCTAGAAGTTCTCTATATTTTTATATCACCATGGTGTCCGAGCCAACTTATGCACATCTCAACTAATATTTGCTATCCCCTCACCGGCACAAGTATCGGGTAACTCAAATACACCAAAGCTTGTACCGAtgaaaagaaatcacctagtgtttttgtctTCGTTGATAGAAGTTTTCTATATATTCAGGAttaaagattccaagaaagCATTTGGCCAAAATTAGATGCACTAGTtatgattaaaatttaattCCAACTAATTGGTCTCGCCTATGTGTATCTATTTTGCTTCCTTTTCCGGTTTTaaatgttaaacaaaatatttcTCCGGcttatcttttgttttttgtttctctGCCTTAATCTTTTACTTGTCTCTTTAGATGGTGAAAAGATGGATGACTGTGTTGGATCCTGCTCAAGAAACTGCACCGAGAGCTACTGATCGCCATAGAAGTGGCATCATTAGTGGATTTCATTATCCTCAGTTAATCTTTGTGATTTCTCTTATTCCCCTTCTTTTTATTATCTCTCTTATTT
Coding sequences within it:
- the LOC132058086 gene encoding thionin-like protein 2, translating into MESINLKLMALVFLGMFAGQSSAAFSDCYTRCFIFCMIDPSQTVCKCTTKCLKQCIFNSDSDSGSASTNSVGHKADSSNLKFCKLGCAFSTCSTLSKKHQPNGEKMDDCVGSCSRNCTESY